A window from Fragaria vesca subsp. vesca linkage group LG5, FraVesHawaii_1.0, whole genome shotgun sequence encodes these proteins:
- the LOC101309060 gene encoding probable spermidine synthase-like — protein MSLLQNLLQIRPLILSPTQTSPNSFLPRNHHCHPKPPPKPIHFHPSTPKCQQTHHSSRQPKTQDSIPAEEVKVLAKFKSRFNYIRVLEVSRRADHPFAGSRLLLLDVPGNIHSISYIFKNLTNTYFDVFATLPPILPPGPIAILGFGAGTAARSILELYPQGVVHGWEIDPTVVAVAREYFGLLKLERQFPDRLVIHIGDAFKASSKDGFAGILVDLFSNGRLVPELQDANTWEMLTRRLRKGGRVMVNVGGSCVEAEDSEIDGKVVMEETLKAMHQVFGNKLFVLSLGTRQEDSSIALTGDVPDVEAWKKALPPSLAGYVDMWKAYRG, from the coding sequence ATGTCCCTCTTGCAAAACCTCCTCCAAATTCGACCGTTGATTCTCTCCCCGACTCAAACCTCCCCCAACTCTTTCTTACCCAGAAACCACCATTGCCATCCCAAACCACCTCCAAAGCCAATCCATTTCCACCCATCAACACCCAAATGCCAGCAGACCCACCACTCCAGCCGCCAGCCCAAAACCCAAGACAGCATCCCCGCCGAGGAGGTCAAAGTGCTTGCCAAGTTCAAGTCCAGGTTCAATTACATCCGTGTCCTCGAAGTCTCTCGGAGAGCCGACCACCCTTTCGCCGGCTCCAGGCTCCTCCTTCTAGACGTCCCTGGAAACATCCACAGCATCTCCTACATCTTCAAGAACCTCACCAACACTTACTTCGACGTTTTCGCCACCTTGCCGCCAATTCTGCCTCCCGGGCCAATCGCCATTCTCGGGTTCGGAGCGGGCACGGCCGCCCGGTCCATTCTGGAGCTCTACCCCCAAGGTGTGGTTCATGGCTGGGAGATTGACCCCACTGTGGTTGCTGTGGCTAGAGAGTACTTTGGCCTTTTGAAACTCGAAAGGCAGTTCCCGGATCGGCTTGTAATCCATATCGGAGACGCGTTTAAGGCCTCGTCGAAAGATGGATTTGCCGGAATCTTGGTGGATTTGTTTTCCAATGGGAGATTGGTCCCGGAGCTTCAAGACGCCAATACTTGGGAGATGCTCACCAGGCGTTTGAGAAAAGGCGGGAGAGTGATGGTGAATGTGGGAGGTAGTTGTGTGGAGGCTGAGGACTCGGAGATAGATGGGAAGGTGGTTATGGAAGAGACTTTGAAGGCTATGCATCAGGTTTTCGGCAACAAGCTGTTTGTGTTGAGCCTTGGGACCCGGCAGGAGGATAGCTCTATTGCTCTTACTGGTGATGTGCCTGATGTTGAGGCTTGGAAGAAGGCGCTGCCGCCTTCCCTAGCTGGTTATGTCGATATGTGGAAGGCTTATCGTGGTTAG
- the LOC101309835 gene encoding histone deacetylase 6-like, with the protein MMDSSGASLPSGPDATKRRVSYFYEPTVGDYYYGQGHPMKPHRIRMAHNLIVHYGLHRRMEINRPFPAAPADIRKFHSDDYVDFLASVSPETLSDAVHSRHLKRFNVGEDCPVFDGLFGFCQASSGGSIGAAVKLNRTDCDIAINWAGGLHHAKKSEASGFCYVNDIVLGILELLKVHRRVLYIDIDVHHGDGVEEAFYTTDRVMTVSFHKFGDFFPGTGHIKDVGAGPGKNYALNVPLNDGMDDENFRSLFRPLIQKVMEMYQPDAVVLQCGADSLSGDRLGCFNLSVKGHADCLRYLRSFNVPLMVLGGGGYTIRNVARCWCYETAVAVGVEPENKLPYNEYYEYFGPDYTLHVDTCNMENLNTPKDMENIRNTLLEQLSRLPHTPSVPFQTTPPITEVPEEAEERMDHRPKRRIWDGVDYDSDPDDDDEKPWNPAGLRGFDMGMRDDPDEMEEDEDHPPCC; encoded by the exons ATGATGGACTCAAGCGGAGCTTCACTGCCGTCGGGCCCCGACGCAACGAAGCGGCGCGTGAGCTACTTCTACGAGCCCACCGTCGGCGACTACTACTACGGCCAAGGCCACCCCATGAAGCCCCACCGCATCCGCATGGCCCACAACCTGATCGTCCACTACGGCCTCCACCGCCGCATGGAGATCAACCGCCCCTTCCCCGCCGCCCCCGCCGACATCAGAAAGTTCCACTCCGACGACTACGTCGACTTCCTCGCCTCCGTCTCCCCCGAAACCCTCTCCGACGCCGTCCACTCCCGCCACCTCAAGCGCTTCAACGTCGGCGAGGACTGCCCCGTCTTCGACGGCCTCTTCGGCTTCTGCCAGGCCTCCTCCGGCGGCTCTATCGGCGCCGCCGTCAAGCTGAACCGGACCGACTGCGATATCGCCATCAATTGGGCCGGCGGTCTCCACCATGCCAAGAAGTCTGAGGCCTCAGGGTTTTGCTACGTCAACGACATCGTGCTCGGCATTCTGGAGCTTCTCAAGGTTCACAGG CGTGTTCTTTATATAGACATTGATGTGCACCACGGAGATGGAGTTGAGGAGGCATTTTACACCACTGACAGGGTAATGACCGTGTCCTTCCATAAGTTTGGCGATTTCTTTCCAGGGACTGGGCATATCAAGGATGTCGGAGCAGGGCCTGGGAAAAATTATGCCTTGAATGTCCCACTGAATGATGGCATGGATGACGAGAATTTTCGGAGTCTGTTTAGGCCCCTCATCCAGAAGGTCATGGAGATGTATCAGCCAGATGCAGTTGTTCTTCAGTGTGGAGCAGATTCACTGTCTGGTGATCGGTTGGGGTGCTTCAACTTATCTGTCAAAGGTCATGCTGATTGTCTTCGCTATCTTCGTTCATTCAATGTTCCTTTGATGGTTTTGGGCGGTGGAGGATACACGATCAGGAATGTTGCTCGTTGCTGGTGCTATGAG ACAGCTGTTGCTGTTGGGGTGGAGCCTGAAAATAAACTGCCTTACAATGAATACTATGAGTATTTTGGCCCAGATTACACTCTACACGTTGACACTTGCAACATGGAGAACCTAAACACACCCAAAGACATGGAGAATATAAG GAATACACTGCTGGAGCAACTCTCTAGGTTACCTCATACACCAAGTGTCCCTTTCCAGACAACACCACCAATTACAGAAGTCCCAGAGGAG GCAGAAGAGCGCATGGACCACAGACCAAAGCGTCGCATTTGGGATGGCGTGGACTATGATTCTGATCCGGATGACGATGATGAGAAGCCTTGGAATCCTGCTGGTCTCCGTGGTTTTGATATGGGAATGAG GGATGATCCTGATGAGATGGAAGAAGATGAAGATCATCCTCCGTGTTGTTAG